TGTCCACACTTGATGGCGCACTCTCAACAATTACCGACATCCGTTTACGTTCAGAGGAAAAAGGAAATTCTTGCCTACGGGGCATTCTACTACTGGTTGTTTGCTGATCAACTCCTCCTTTACCAGCTAGTACAATTAATGCTCCTTCTGTCGGATCTCCTAAAATCTGCCACTCGTTTTTCTCATGTTGCAAGATCGAATCGTTACAAATTACACAAGCAAGCATGAGAGTTTGCAATTCTGGATGCTGGTCTGGTGCTACTGTCTGATCATTGAGTTGAAACTCTCCAACTGGGTTATAACCTTCTCCTGTAACACGGAAAGTATGACGGGCAGTTTCTACCCATTGCACAACCATTTTATTTTGGGTCAGTGTGCCAGTTTTATCTGAGCAAATAGTAGTAACTGAACCTAAAGTTTCTACGGCTGGGAGTTTGCGAATTAAAGCGTTACGCCTTACCATTCGCTGAGTTCCCAAGGCTAAAGTAACCGTAATTACGGCTGGTAAACCTTCTGGTACTACCGCTACCGCCATACTTAGAGAAATTTCTAAGAGTTCTTGTAAGGGGCTGAAATTACCAGCGCGAATCAAACCACCTACTACTACTAAAGCAACTAATGCTAAGGAACCTGAAACTAGAACGTTCCCTAACTGAGTCATCCGTTGTTGTAGTGGGGTAGGTTCAGATTCTACCGCTTGCAACATTCTGGCAATTTGCCCTAGTTCCGTCTGCATTCCGGTGTTAGTTACCAACACCTTTGCGCGTCCCTGGACAACCTCAGTTCCTTGAAAAACTAAGTTAATGCGATCGCCTAATGATGTATCTTCTGGCAAATGCAGAGGTGCTTGTTTGCTTACCGCGTGCGCTTCGCCTGTCAGTGCAGATTCTCTAATTTGCAGGTTAGATTCTTCTATTAACCGACCATCGGCAGCAATTTGTACTCCTGCTTCTAGTAGCATGATATCCCCAGGGACTAAATCCTTAGATGCTACTTCTAGAGGTTTGTGATCGCGGATTAAGCGCACCCTTGGGGAAGAAAGCTTTTTCAGTGCAGCGAGGGCTTGTTCGGCGCGGCTTTCTTGCAGATAACCGAGAACACCGTTGAGAATCACAATTGTCAAAATGGCAATTGTATCTTTAAACGGAATTTCACCAGGCTTCAAGTTTCCGCTTTGCATACTCACTATATCTAGCACCCCAGAAATCAGGGCTACTGCAATCAGCATCAACAACATGATGTTGGTGAACTGATCGAGGAGAATTTGCCAAGTACTACGACCGCCTGTTTCTTCTAGTTCGTTAGAACCATAACGTTGGATACGTTCTTGGACTTGCTGAGTAGTTAAACCGCGATCGCGATCGCTGTCTAACGCCTCTATGCTTTGATCAATTTCCAGAGTATGCCATGCTCTGGTCTTGGGCTGAGAATCGGAAATACTAGATGAGGTCACGGGTAATTGTGTCCTAAAACCTACAAGTTTTGATCATAGGACTTTCAGAGCATAGTCCCGATCGCTTACAATAATTTCTCAAGTTGGAACGATGGGAATTTTGGGGACAAACACCGATACAGCTTGAGGAACCAAGCGAAATTTAGCTGGTGTCTTGGTCACAATTTCGCCATCAGCACTAATAGCACGAGGTTTTGGAGTATGAATCTCAATTTCCTGTGCTTGAATGCTACGTACTTTCTGCCACTGATCGTGGTTGCCTTGCCACATTGCAGGTAGTATTGGCATAATCTGCCACCAGTGATCGAGTTCTAAGCTGTATAAATCTAACCTTTGGTCATTTATAGTTGCATCCTCTGCTACCACCATCCCACCACCATAAAACCGCCCGTTACCAACAGCTATCTGGGCAGTGCTTACAGAAATTTTTTCACCGTTAATGGTAATGTTGGCTTTAAAGGGGCGCGATCGCTTAACCACTTGCATCGCCACCAAAGCATAAGCCAATACGCCCCATTTCTGCTTAACTTCTTTATTGAGTTGCCGCGTAATTTCTACGCTTAATCCCATACTGGCAACATTAAAGAAGTGCTTATCATTCACACAACCTAAGTCAATTTGCTCAATATTACCTGTAGCAATAATCTGACAAGCTTCTGATAAAACTGAGGGAATTGCCAGCGTTCTCGCCAAGTCGTTAGCAGTTCCCATAGGTAAAATGCCTAGTGGTAACTTAGTATCTACCAAACCTTCTGCTGCTGCATTTAATGTCCCATCACCACCACCAATAATTACCAAATCAACATCGTTGCGGTGTTTGCAAATTATTTCTGATATTTGCTGAGGTTTTGCTGTTGATTCTTCTAACAATTCAAAACCAAGATTTTCTAATTCGTTGATAGCTCCAGCTACAGCGTCTTCTCCGCGTCTAGAATGTCTATTTACTAGCAACAATGCTCGCTTTTTTAAACTATTGCCCATAAATTTGAAATTAATTCCTACTTTTGAACTTTTTAG
This portion of the Oculatellaceae cyanobacterium genome encodes:
- a CDS encoding cation-translocating P-type ATPase, yielding MTSSSISDSQPKTRAWHTLEIDQSIEALDSDRDRGLTTQQVQERIQRYGSNELEETGGRSTWQILLDQFTNIMLLMLIAVALISGVLDIVSMQSGNLKPGEIPFKDTIAILTIVILNGVLGYLQESRAEQALAALKKLSSPRVRLIRDHKPLEVASKDLVPGDIMLLEAGVQIAADGRLIEESNLQIRESALTGEAHAVSKQAPLHLPEDTSLGDRINLVFQGTEVVQGRAKVLVTNTGMQTELGQIARMLQAVESEPTPLQQRMTQLGNVLVSGSLALVALVVVGGLIRAGNFSPLQELLEISLSMAVAVVPEGLPAVITVTLALGTQRMVRRNALIRKLPAVETLGSVTTICSDKTGTLTQNKMVVQWVETARHTFRVTGEGYNPVGEFQLNDQTVAPDQHPELQTLMLACVICNDSILQHEKNEWQILGDPTEGALIVLAGKGGVDQQTTSSRMPRRQEFPFSSERKRMSVIVESAPSSVDNQQSQIQMFTKGSPELILERCTHLQIGDKLEELTEAQRTQILDKNNEMAAKGLRVLGFSYKSLQNVPPEGSDEATEQQLVWLGLVGMLDAARPEVRLAVAECRDAGILPVMITGDHQLTASAIAQELGISKPGDRVLTGKELAKMSQAELEQQVEQVSIYARVAPEHKLRIVQAFQSRGRFVAMTGDGVNDAPALKQADIGIAMGITGTDVSKEASDMVLMDDNFATIVHAVEEGRVVYTNIRRFIKYILGSNIGEVLTIAAAPLIGLGGVPLTPLQILWMNLVTDGLPALALAVEPPEPDVMRRPPFSPRESIFARGLGSYMVRIGIIFAIITIALMWWAFQYTHAPGYKAAGRDPETWKTMVFTTLCIAQMGHALAVRSNSRLTIELNPFSNLFLLGAVTITTLLQLLLIYVPPLRDFFNLHYLTLQELGICVGFSALMFVWVEMEKLFIRFFKK
- a CDS encoding lipid kinase; translated protein: MGNSLKKRALLLVNRHSRRGEDAVAGAINELENLGFELLEESTAKPQQISEIICKHRNDVDLVIIGGGDGTLNAAAEGLVDTKLPLGILPMGTANDLARTLAIPSVLSEACQIIATGNIEQIDLGCVNDKHFFNVASMGLSVEITRQLNKEVKQKWGVLAYALVAMQVVKRSRPFKANITINGEKISVSTAQIAVGNGRFYGGGMVVAEDATINDQRLDLYSLELDHWWQIMPILPAMWQGNHDQWQKVRSIQAQEIEIHTPKPRAISADGEIVTKTPAKFRLVPQAVSVFVPKIPIVPT